Sequence from the Anaerolineales bacterium genome:
CTTCGCCCAGGTACGAAACTCGATGATTCAATGAAGGGATCTGAGAACTAATGCATGAAACCACAGCCAAACGGGACGGCCGTGAAATGGCAGCCAGCATCGATGTACTCTGCGTCGGGATGGCTTCCTACGACCTGATCTTTCGTGTAGACCGTCCGCTCACCGAGGACGATAAAAGTGCCGCTTCATCTTTGACACAATCCGGCGGGGGACCGGCGGCGAGCGCATCGATCGCGGTGTCCCGGCTGGGACTTGCTTCGGCGTTCGCCGGATATCTGGGAACGGATCCCTTCGGGGACTACCTGTTGAACGATTTTGTCACGGCGAACGTGAACATCGACCTGCTCGTGCGTGGACCAGCGCCTACGTCGATATCCGCCGTTTTCGTAACGCCCAGCGGTAAACGATCGCTCGTCAACTATCGTGCACCCGAACCAATCCCGGCGGGAGCGCTCGATGTATCGAATGTATGCGCCAAGGTCATCCTCTTCGACGGCCACGAACCGGAGATATCGATCCCGCTGCTCGAACACGCCGACGCATGGAAAGCAGATACGGTCCTGGATGCCGGATCGGTCCACGAAGGCACTCGAAAACTCGCTGACCGTGTGGACTATCTCGTCGCATCCCAGAAATTCGCCCTGGATTTTACCGGCGAATCCAATCTCGATGATGCGCTCGTGGCGCTCACCCGTCATGCACCTTCAGTCGTCGTCACGGTTGGAGAAAGAGGTTTATACTGGTATCACGAGAACCAAAGCGGGCGTCTTCCCGCTTTCCGAGTCGATGCGGTAGACACGACGGGCGCCGGGGACGCTTTTCATGGTGCATTTGCCGCTTGTCTGGCAATGAAATGGGATTGGAAAACAACGTTGAAGTTCTCCAGTGCAGCAGCGGCCATTTCCTGCACGCAGCTCGGCGGGCGCCCCGGGTTACCAACACAACAAGACGTTCAAAGCTTTCTGTCTGAGCACGAACCCCTCGACGTTCAGGCATGACCGAGAGGGTGGATCAATCGGCAATGATATCGGAAAGAGTTGCGCAAAATAGGAGGAGTGAATTTCATGGCTAAAAAGCGGATTATCCATTGGAGTATCCTGCTTGCTGCCGGTACATTCTGGATTGCAGGCTGCGCCAGCGCGACGCCCGTGGTCAGCGAGTCAGATCAGGCAATTCCCACGCAGCGATCCGCATCCTCGCCCGCTCCCACAAAACCACCTAGCGAACTTCCGACCGACACGCCCGCAGGCATGTTTGTGGACACGGAAGAAAAGGGCGGTACGGCGCCTGGTGTTGGAAGCGGTGAACTATCCAAGGAAGGACCGTGGTGGATTTTCACCACGCCGCAAGGAATGTGGGCGGTCAACCCCGATGGCACGGGACTCAAACAAGTTTCCTGGGAGAATTTCACGCCGCCGTTCAACCGGCAGATCGCGATCGCCCCGCAAGGTGGAACGGTCGCATTCCTCAGTGGTAGAGACGGCGTCTACGACATCACGCTGCGCATCATCAAACTCCCCTACCCAACCATGATCACCGAAAAACCGCTTACTTCAGCGCAAAGCGAACCCGGCGAAGACGCCGTACCCGGCGACGCAAGCTTCGAAGCCGTTCGGGCGATGATCGACCTTCAAAGCCTGGCCTTTTCACCCGACGGTCAATATCTGGCGTTCATGGGGGCGATCAACGGACCCACCTCGGATCTCTACGTCTACTCCATGCAGCAAATGGCCGAGACACAGCTCACGGACGGGCCCAGTCAGGGAATCAAACCCGTCTGGTCGCCGGACGGGAAATACATCGTCCACGCAGGAGTCGGCTCATTGGGAACCGGTGCCGGCTACGACATGCAAGGATTTTGGGCCGCCCGGGCGGACGATTCGGGCATCATCACGCTCTTCGATCCCTCCGGTTCGGGGGACCAGCAAGTAATCGGATGGGTGGATGACCGCACGTTCGTGGTCTACTCCTGGAACGCGATGTGCGGACCGAACGATCTGCGCACATTCAACATCGAAACCGGCGAAAGCCGAGTCCTATGGGAGCACACCTTCCAGACGATCGCCTTCCACCCGACGGAAGCCGTGGCGCTCTTGGGCGTGAATGATGACTATGAAGGCTGCAATCCGGATCAGAATCTGGGGCTCTTTCTTATCCCCAGCGACGGCAACGCGCCTTTCAAAGTCCTCGACGAGGACATATTCCGGGTGATCTGGTCGCAGGAAGCCAACCTCTTCCTGGCCGATTCGGAATTCGGCATCGTCGCCATCGATTCGCTGGGGCAGTACATCGATCTCGACGTTCCGGTCGGGTCACGTTCCTTCCCAGCCGCAGCACCGAGCACGCGGGATCTGGCCTGGACAGGGGAAGGCTTGTGGATCGGACCACTGTTGGGTTCCATCGAAAATCCCCCAATAAAAATCTTCAACCAACGGACTTACAACGCCACCTGGGATCCACTTGGCGAATACGTGCTCTTCTTCAGCGATTCGGGACTATACGTAGCCCAAAAGCCGGAATACCTGCCAATTCTTGTCGCCGAGGGGCTCGACAATCAGAATGGATTTTCGGGGTGGGTGATGCCCTGAACTCCTGGATATCGATGAACGAACTCCTGCAGCGGTAGAGATGGGACGAAAAACGGAGCCGGAACTGGAGGGCAGCCGATGAAGAAGCGTGCATTCACTGCGGTACTCATAATTGGGATCCTCGTCATCATTACTTCCTGTTCAGCGAATACGCCGACCGAGGAGACCAGAATCGAAAGTAGTACGCCAAATCCTTCACCTTCCCCGACAACCGCTCCCGTGGCCGCCGCCACTGATACGCCTGTTTCGAGCGCCGCCTATATCATCCCCGAGCGCCCATTATCCCAATCAGGTCCCTGGCTTCTGGTCTATGAATTCAGTGGAATTTGGGCACTCAACGCGGACGGCTCCGGACTGACGAAAATCGTGGATTGGGCCGCAGAGGGTTTCCCCAATTACTCCGTTTTTCTGGCGCCCAATCCCCGGGAGCCGATCACGGCCGTGCTTGCTTTCGACACCACGCTCTTCAACTTTCCGGTATTGACCCTGGTATCGCTTCCCTCGGGAGAAGTCATCTATAAGACCCGGCTGCTCTCGGATTCAATCGAAGCAGCCCTCAGCGACAGCGAGAGCTATTGGCAAGCCAAGGACATCTTCGCCACCGTCGGCCCCTACAACCATCCGGAATGGTCGCCGGATGGCAGCAAGCTGGCTTTTAACGCGGCGATCGACGGCGACTCCTCCGATTTATACGTTTACGACGTCGAGAGCGGCACACGAACGCGGCTGACCAGTGGACCGACACAGGCGCTGGAACCCGCATGGTCGCCCGACGGGAGTACGATCGTACAAGGCGGCGCGGCTGAGACGAGCTGGGAGATGTCAGGATATGGGCGCGGGATGGACGCAGTCTGGGCCGTGCGCGCCGATGGCTCCGGTGTGAAGCAGCTCTTCACGAGTGAAATATGGGGGGACGAGAACGTATTGGGCTGGACATCCGACACGATCGTTCTGATGGACACACTCGAGTCCTTCTGTCCTTATACAAATCTGCGCACTATCGACGTGGAAACAGGCGAGACGAAAATCCATTGGCCGGACGGATACATTCTGCGCGCCTTCGATCCGGCGACCGACACTGTGTTGATCTCGATCCTGGAGAACAATCTTCCCATTCTCGCCGAATGTGAGGTGACCGCTACACCGGGGCTTTATCTCATCGACCTCGAAGAAGGTAGCAACCAATTCCTCGAAATCGACCTCGACACGGGCGCCGACATCCAATACGCACCCAAGCCCGGCCGCTTCTTCATCCAAACGACGGAAGATTTGCTTACTATCCAGGCAGATGGCCAGATCGAACGATATCCTGCACCCGAACGCGGCTACGATCCTCCAACGATCTCTCCAGATGGAAGCCGATGGTTGTTCGTCGACAAGCAAGGCCGTCTCTGGATGGGAAACGACGCCGGGGATCTGACGAGCATGTATGCAGCAGATGTGGAAGCAGTTGCTTGGAGTCCGGACGGTGATGCGTTCTTCTTCCTGGCGGAGGAGGACATGTTTTTCATCTCAGTGGCGCCTGAATTCACACCCACACTCGTCTCTGCTGAGTTAATCATTCCCCCCACCGGCTTTGGGGACAACCTAATCTGGGCTGCACCATGAAGGCGGCAATGCCCACTCACGCGCGGATCATTACGGAGCGTCAAACATGAGACAACGAACGCGATTGGCGCAGGTCCTTCAGGTCGCATGGACCATGATACTTGGTGCTTGCGCCGTGTCTATCACACCAAGCCCCACATTCACGCCCGAATCAAGGGTCATACCGACGGCGACTCCCACGTCCATCCGCACCACACAGGTATCTCCGACGGCAGCCATTCCGAATGCCATTGACACTGCTGATGCGGATCGCCCCCTACTCCCGAATGGTCCCTGGTGGATGGTCGTGACGGCTCAAGGGATCTGGATTATGAACCCCGACGGTTCCGGTCTTTCCGAGATCACCACGGGACTGCCGCACGAAGACATCAGTCCCGGCAGGATCGCCGTCGCATCTTCCGGCGGTCGCATCGCGTTGCTTTCGGGCTCGAATTTGGAATCAGGCTTGCGGTTGAATCTGCTTACGCTGCCTCAGGGCGGTTTTCAAACCATCGCAACCTTGCTTGAAGCGGGGATCGAATTCTCGCCCTCCGATGGACCTGGTTCCATCGGATTCGAGGCCATGCAGGCTTTGACGGCGATCAACTCGCGCGATTCCTTCGCATGGTCTCCGGACGGCAAGCTGTTGGCTTTCATGGGCATGATCGACGGCCCATCTTCCGATCTCTACACGTACGCGCCAGAGAGCGGCGAGATCACTCGACTAACGGACGGACCGAGTCATGGTTACCGTCTCTCCTGGTCGCCGGATGGCAGATACATCCTTCATGCAGGCGTAACCAGTTTCGGGACGGGAGCCGGCTACAGCATGGCAGGCGTGTGGGCCGCCCGCGCAGACGGTTCTGGCGTCAGGGAAATCGACGTTTCGGGTTTGCAAGGCGACGTCCTTTTTCACGGATGGACGTCCAATTCTGCGATCATGGTATCGAATTTCAACGCCCTTTGCGGTTTCAACAAGATCCGTAGTGTCGACATCGAAACGGGCGAGGTGATCGACTTCTGGCCCGGCGGGTATATGCAATTCGCCTGGAATCCGGAAACGGGCGGTCTGCTCGTTACCATCGATCCGTTCATCGTCGACGATCCGATCTGCAACCCGAGCGGCTTATCGGGGCTCGTGTTCATAGATCCACAATCCGATGAACCCAGAACGCTGCTGGACAAAGAGGCGAGTGAACTGCATTATTCTCCGAACGCCCACCGATTTTTCGCCCGTTTGATGGAAATCTACGAAATTTCACCTGATGGAGAAATCCTGCGCACCGTTCCGGCAATCCCGGCGGTGTCGCCCGATGGTTCCGTATGGGCCTATCTTCGAATCCGGCAGGATAGACTTGAATTATCGGTCGGGTCACCTCTAACCCTGCCTTCTGTCGAAATCGACGCCGATTTGACCTCACTCCCGATCGTATGGGATCGCACGGGAGATCGATTACTATACATCGACGGCACAAGTCTGTTTATCGCCGAAGCACCAAATTACATCCCCGTCCTCGTGACAGAGAACTTGCCCGGATTCATAAGTGCTTACACGAATTTCGCGTATTGGATCGAATATTAAAGCCAGTTGAAGGAGAGAGAGATGCTTACGAACCGATTGTCATCGATCATTTTATTGATTCTGCTCGTCTGGCTAGCCGGGTGTTCGCCATCGACAACCGCGCCAGCGGGTCGACCCACACCATCTGCCACCCTTCCACAAGCCGCGCCTGCCAGTACCACGAGCGAAGAAGCGACTCGCGTGCTTTTCCCCGACGTGCCTACGGCAACCCTGGAAGCTTCCCCAGCGACGTCGCCGCCGCCGATCGATTACGAGCACGCCATCCCCCATTTAGACGCAGGCACGGCGATCGAAATCACCAAGATCACCATGGTTGATTCGCAGCAAGGCTGGGCGATCGCCCAGGCAAACGACTCGAGCGATCACATCCTTCGCACCAACGACGGCGGCGAGTCCTGGTGGGACGTCACGCCGCCAGAGACAGCTCCGACCGGCGATTCCCACGTGCAGGCCGCAGGCTTTTTCCTCAACAGCGATCATGCCTGGGTCAGCTTTTCGTCGTACGAGATCGTCTGGCGCACCTCAGACGCAGGGATTACCTGGCAGCCGGCGCGCACGGAATACACCGGCAATCTTGGCGTTGATTTCTATTTCGCGGATGAGACCTACGGTTGGGTCATGAAGTATATCGATGCTGGAATGAGCCACGTCTACAGCTCCATGTCCCGGACCACTTCCGGCGGCGCGTACTGGGAGACCGTTTTCGATCCCTACACCAGTTCCGATTTACAGAGTTTTACAAAGACCGGCATGGTCTTTATCGATGCCGACGTCGGTTGGGTCACGCGTGACAGCTACGGCGTGCAACCGGGCGCCTTCGTCGATGTTACTTCGGACGGCGGTAGTTCCTGGAAAGAAGTTCCCCTGCCGCCGCCACCGGACGAGCCGAATAAATTCACCGACGAATACTGCGCCATGTACAACCCGCACCTCTTCTCTCGCAGCAACGGCGCACTGATCGTGCGCTGTACGACCTATGACAATAATAACAAGGTTCTCACCGATTACCTGTTCTCGACTTCCGACAGTAGACAGACCTGGAGCCGCTACGATTATCCGGGAGGCGAACTCCAATTCATCGACGAGGATGTCGCCTACGCGCTCGATCGTGAAATCTACCGCTCACGCGACGCAGGGATAACCTGGAGCCAGGTGAAGGACGTCAATTGGACTGGCCAGTTTTCGTTCGTCGGTGAGAATCTCGCCTGGGTAGTTGCGCGGTCCGGAGAAGAAATCGCCCTGGTAAAGACCACAGACGGCTGCGCTAGCTTTACGGAGATTAAACCCGAACTCGTCGCCGAACCGAGCGAATACCAGGCTGCCTCCGAACGCAGCACCGAGGTCGGGTCGCTCGAATCGCTGACGGGACAAATCGGCTTCATCGCCTTCAGCGAAACCGATTCTGACATCTCGGATATCTTTCTCATGAATCTCGAGGACGACTCGCGCCAGAAAATCACAGACAGCTCCGGCGAAATCCTCCATTTTTCATGGTCGCCGGACGGCCAGCGCCTCGTCTTCGATTCGGATCGCGACGGCAATTTTGATATCTACACGATGCAGGTGGATGGAAGCCAGTTAACCCAACTAACAAAGAAAACGATTCCGGAAAATGATCCGGATTGGTCCCCTGACGGCACGCAGATCATCTATACGGTAAGCGAAGCTGCGGGCTGGTCGATATACGTCATGAATGCAGACGGAAGTCAGTCGAGGCGTCTTACGAACGGATATACGGCCTCCTGGTCGCCAGACGGCAGCCGCATTGCCTTCAGCCGTCTCGATGACGGAATTTATACGATGGATCCCGGCGGTGGGAATCTCGTGCGCCTGACCGACAGCAGCACGTACGGCTGGGATTACTACCCGGAATGGTCGCCCGACGGCACCAAGATCGTCTTCGGTTCGAACCGGCGCCAACCCGGTGATGCCCTCACGGAGTCGGTCTACATCATGGATGCCGATGGGCAGGGCATTGGACGACTGTCCGACAGTTGGGGCCAGGCGCCGTACGCCTGGTCACCGGACGGACGGTGGATCGTGTATACCAAGGGTTTTTTCAGTACGGCAACGCTTTACATCATGGATTCCTTTGGCGTTAACTCCGCAGCGCTTGCGGAAAACAACATCGGTTTTCATCCGGCCTGGCGGCCTTAGCGACTCGACGGATA
This genomic interval carries:
- a CDS encoding PfkB family carbohydrate kinase, translated to MHETTAKRDGREMAASIDVLCVGMASYDLIFRVDRPLTEDDKSAASSLTQSGGGPAASASIAVSRLGLASAFAGYLGTDPFGDYLLNDFVTANVNIDLLVRGPAPTSISAVFVTPSGKRSLVNYRAPEPIPAGALDVSNVCAKVILFDGHEPEISIPLLEHADAWKADTVLDAGSVHEGTRKLADRVDYLVASQKFALDFTGESNLDDALVALTRHAPSVVVTVGERGLYWYHENQSGRLPAFRVDAVDTTGAGDAFHGAFAACLAMKWDWKTTLKFSSAAAAISCTQLGGRPGLPTQQDVQSFLSEHEPLDVQA